One segment of Brassica napus cultivar Da-Ae chromosome C3, Da-Ae, whole genome shotgun sequence DNA contains the following:
- the LOC106444737 gene encoding uncharacterized protein LOC106444737 gives MLPLMREGGRMAGGSERKTILVGLVLALVLGVAVYLRLWTIDYTLSSDDTERLRRQFDLANREAVDESAEWRRMFDSEAEKASKCNSELALMKESSGNGNAFTLNQKLESLHKDNAALLGEIETLKQELEASRLKCRSRQAPR, from the exons ATGTTGCCTCTGATGAGGGAAGGAGGAAGGATGGCGGGAGGATCTGAGAGAAAGACGATACTAGTGGGTCTGGTTCTAGCCCTTGTTCTTGGCGTCGCTGTTTACTTAAGGCTGTGGACAATCGATTACACTCTATCGTCTGACGACACAGAACGCTTAAG GAGACAGTTTGATTTGGCGAATAGGGAAGCAGTGGATGAATCTGCAGAATGGCGGAGAATGTTTGACAGTGAAGCTGAGAAGGCTTCTAAGTGTAACTCAGAGCTGGCACTG ATGAAAGAGTCGTCTGGGAATGGAAACGCGTTTACTCTCAATCAAAAGCTAGAGTCATTACATAAG GATAATGCGGCGTTGCTCGGTGAGATAGAGACATTAAAACAAGAGCTGGAAGCTTCAAGGTTAAAGTGCCGTTCAAGACAGGCACCCCGTTAG
- the LOC106441069 gene encoding pentatricopeptide repeat-containing protein At2g37230, translated as MAFITRSNQWNKARVFLSLPRSSHSALLSSSRLLTSTIEITENQSENPEPHSPETKTRPPPLRERFQRGKRQNHHEKLEDTICRMMDNREWTTRLQNSIRDLVPEWDHSLVYNVLHGAKKLDHALQFFRWSERSGLIRHDRDTHMKMIEMLGQGQKLNHARCILLDMPEKGVPWDEDMFKVLIESYGKAGIVQESVKIFQKMKELGVERTVKSYDTLFKVILRRGRYMMAKRYFNKMVSEGVEPTRHTYNLMLWGFFLCLRLETALRFYDDMISRGISPDVVTYNTMINGYCRFKKMDEAEKLFVEMKGKNIEPSVVSYTTMIKGYVSVERVDDGLRIFEEMRSFGIEANATTYSTLLPGLCDAGKMVEARNVLKSMMAKHIAPNDNSIFLKLLVSQSKAGDMAAATEVLKAMATLNVPAEAGHYGVLIENQCKANAYNRAIKLLDVLVEKEIILRHQDTLEMEPSAYNPIIEYLCNNGQTSKAEVLFRQLMKRGVQDQDALNNLISGHAKEGNPDASYEILKIMSRRGVPREANAYELLIKSYMSKGEPGDAKTALDSMIEDGHVPDSTLFRSVIESLFEDGRVQTASRVMMIMIDKNVGVEENMDLVAKILEALLMRGHVEEALGRIDLLNQNGHTADVDRLLSVLSEKGKTIAALKLLDFALERDLSLEFSSYDKVLDALLGAGKTLNAYSVLCKIMGKGSGSDWKSCDELIKSLNQEGNTKQADVLSRMIKKEQGSKKDKKEDSVSL; from the coding sequence ATGGCGTTCATCACCAGATCTAACCAATGGAACAAAGCTAGGGTTTTTCTCTCGCTTCCCAGATCGTCACACTCAGCTCTCCTCTCATCCTCCCGCTTACTCACCTCAACTATCGAAATCACCGAGAACCAATCCGAAAACCCAGAACCCCATTCACCCGAGACGAAGACGAGGCCGCCGCCGCTCAGGGAGAGGTTCCAGCGAGGTAAGCGTCAAAACCACCACGAAAAGCTAGAGGACACGATATGTAGAATGATGGATAACCGAGAATGGACCACCCGGTTACAGAACTCGATCCGAGATCTCGTACCCGAGTGGGACCACTCTTTGGTCTACAACGTCTTGCACGGAGCAAAGAAGCTCGACCACGCGCTCCAGTTCTTCCGTTGGTCGGAGAGATCGGGCCTGATCCGACACGACAGAGACACGCATATGAAGATGATTGAGATGTTGGGACAGGGACAGAAGCTGAACCATGCTCGTTGCATTCTCTTGGATATGCCTGAAAAGGGCGTGCCTTGGGATGAGGATATGTTCAAGGTTCTCATAGAGAGCTACGGCAAAGCTGGGATCGTGCAAGAGAGTGTTAAGATCTTTCAGAAGATGAAGGAGTTGGGTGTGGAGAGGACGGTGAAGTCGTATGATACTTTGTTTAAGGTGATTCTTAGGCGTGGGAGGTATATGATGGCGAAACGGTATTTTAACAAGATGGTTAGTGAGGGTGTTGAGCCGACTAGGCATACTTATAACTTAATGCTGTGGGGGTTCTTTTTGTGTTTGAGGTTAGAGACTGCTTTGAGGTTTTATGATGATATGATTAGCCGTGGGATCTCTCCTGATGTTGTTACGTACAACACTATGATTAACGGGTACTGTCGGTTTAAGAAGATGGATGAGGCTGAGAAGTTGTTTGTTGAGATGAAGGGGAAGAACATTGAGCCTAGCGTTGTGAGTTACACTACCATGATTAAAGGGTATGTTTCTGTGGAGAGAGTTGATGATGGGTTGAGGATCTTTGAGGAGATGAGATCTTTTGGTATTGAGGCGAATGCCACGACGTACTCCACGTTGTTGCCGGGTCTCTGTGATGCAGGGAAGATGGTGGAGGCTAGGAATGTGTTGAAGAGTATGATGGCGAAACACATTGCTCCTAACGATAACTCGATTTTTCTCAAGCTTTTGGTTTCTCAGAGCAAGGCTGGTGATATGGCTGCAGCCACGGAGGTGCTTAAAGCCATGGCTACACTGAATGTTCCGGCGGAAGCGGGACACTATGGGGTCTTGATCGAGAATCAGTGCAAGGCTAATGCGTACAACCGTGCTATCAAGCTTTTAGACGTTCTAGTTGAGAAAGAGATCATACTTCGGCATCAGGATACTCTGGAGATGGAGCCAAGCGCTTATAACCCGATCATCGAGTATTTGTGCAACAACGGCCAAACGTCTAAAGCAGAAGTGCTTTTCAGACAGCTGATGAAGAGAGGTGTTCAAGACCAAGATGCTTTGAACAATCTTATCAGCGGACACGCCAAGGAAGGTAACCCGGATGCTAGCTACGAGATTCTCAAGATCATGTCGAGGAGAGGCGTCCCTAGAGAGGCAAACGCGTACGAGCTTCTCATCAAGAGCTACATGAGCAAAGGAGAGCCTGGAGACGCTAAAACGGCTTTGGACAGCATGATCGAAGACGGGCATGTTCCAGATTCGACCCTATTCAGGTCAGTGATCGAGAGTTTGTTCGAGGACGGTAGGGTGCAGACGGCGAGCCGTGTGATGATGATCATGATAGATAAAAACGTTGGCGTGGAAGAGAATATGGATTTGGTTGCGAAGATCTTGGAAGCTCTGTTGATGAGAGGGCATGTGGAAGAAGCGTTGGGGCGTATCGATCTTCTGAATCAAAACGGACACACGGCTGATGTGGACAGGCTGTTGTCTGTTCTGAGCGAGAAAGGGAAGACCATTGCAGCGTTGAAGCTGTTGGATTTCGCGTTGGAGAGGGATCTTAGCTTGGAGTTTTCGAGCTACGACAAGGTGTTGGATGCGCTTTTGGGAGCTGGGAAGACTCTGAATGCGTACTCTGTTCTGTGTAAGATCATGGGGAAAGGAAGTGGGAGTGATTGGAAGAGCTGCGATGAGTTGATCAAGAGCTTGAACCAGGAAGGGAACACGAAGCAAGCAGATGTTCTTTCTAGGATGATCAAGAAGGAACAAGGAAGcaagaaagacaagaaagaaGACAGTGTTTCTCTATAG
- the LOC106441067 gene encoding cytokinin riboside 5'-monophosphate phosphoribohydrolase LOG3 codes for MEIKAETMQKSKFKRICVFCGSSQGKKSSYQDAAVDLGNELVSRNIDLVYGGGSIGLMGLVSQAVHDGGRHVIGVIPKTLMPRELTGETVGEVRAVADMHQRKAEMAKHSDAFIALPGGYGTLEELLEVITWAQLGIHEKPVGLLNVDGYYNSLLSFIDKAVEEGFISPTAREIIVSAPTAKELVKKLEEYAPCRESVTSKLCWEM; via the exons ATGGAGATCAAAGCTGAAACGATGCAAAAGTCAAAGTTCAAAAGAATCTGTGTCTTCTGTGGAAGCAGCCAAGGCAAGAAGAGTAGTTACCAAGATGCTGCTGTTGATCTCGGCAACGAACTG GTTTCAAGGAATATTGATCTAGTCTATGGAGGTGGGAGCATAGGATTGATGGGTTTGGTTTCACAAGCTGTTCATGATGGTGGTCGTCATGTTATTGG AGTCATTCCCAAGACCCTCATGCCCAGAGAG TTAACTGGTGAAACAGTAGGAGAAGTAAGAGCAGTTGCAGATATGCACCAAAGGAAAGCTGAGATGGCTAAGCACTCTGATGCTTTTATTGCCTTGCcag GTGGCTATGGAACCCTTGAAGAATTGCTTGAGGTCATAACTTGGGCTCAGCTTGGAATACATGAAAAGCCG GTGGGTTTGCTCAATGTTGATGGATACTACAACTCTCTGCTCTCATTTATCGATAAAGCAGTGGAAGAAGGATTCATCAGCCCTACTGCTCGTGAGATCATCGTCTCTGCTCCTACTGCTAAAGAGCTTGTGAAGAAACTAGAG gaATACGCACCTTGCCGTGAAAGTGTTACGTCTAAGCTTTGCTGGGAGATGTAA
- the LOC106441071 gene encoding RNA-binding protein CP29B, chloroplastic, with product MQKRKDCFFFFHFADKYQTHCILSPLSTLYLFSSSMAASASSLALSTFNPKSLPFSISRPASLLPPSVSFKLNSQPISLSIFASSAASRFVRNVAVTDDFNVEEEADSIFSDDAAPPPQQEQSFSADLKLFVGNLPFNVDSAQLAQLFESAGNVEMVEVIYDKVTGRSRGFGFVTMSSVSEVEAAEQQFNGYELDGRPLRVNAGPPPPKREDSFSRGPRSSFGSSGSGYGGGGGGGAGSGNRVYVGNLSWGVDDMALESLFGEQGKVVEARVIYDRDSGRSKGFGFVTYNSAQEVQNAIRTLNGADLDGRQIRVSEAEARPPRRQF from the exons ATGCAAAAGCGcaaagattgtttttttttttttcatttcgcCGATAAATATCAAACCCACTGCATCTTATCTCCACTCTCAACCCTAtatctcttctcttcctccatGGCTGCTTCAGCTTCGTCTCTCGCTCTCTCTACCTTCAACCCCAAATCCCTTCCTTTCTCCATCTCCAGACCCGCTTCCCTCCTCCCTCCTTCCGTCTCCTTCAAACTCAACTCCCAACCCATTTCCCTCTCCATCTTCGCTTCCTCCGCCGCGTCTCGCTTCGTCCGCAACGTCGCGGTTACAGATGACTTCAAcgtagaagaagaagcagacaGCATTTTCTCAGATGACGCTGCGCCGCCTCCGCAGCAGGAGCAGTCCTTCTCTGCTGACCTCAAACTCTTCGTCGGTAACCTCCCCTTTAACGTCGACAGTGCTCAGCTCGCTCAGCTCTTCGAGAGCGCCGGAAATGTCGAGATGGTTGAG GTAATCTATGACAAAGTGACAGGACGAAGCAGGGGTTTTGGGTTCGTGACTATGTCTTCTGTCTCTGAAGTTGAGGCAGCTGAACAACAGTTCAATGGCTAT GAGTTGGATGGTAGACCTTTGAGAGTGAATGCTGGTCCTCCTCCACCAAAGAGGGAAGACTCTTTCTCCAGAGGTCCCAGAAGCAGCTTTGGAAGCTCTGGTTCTGGatatggtggaggtggtggtggtggtgctggTTCAGGAAACCGTGTTTATGTCGGCAATCTCTCATGGGGAGTCGATGACATGGCTCTCGAGAGTTTGTTCGGTGAGCAAGGAAAGGTTGTTGAGGCTAGAGTCATCTACGACAGGGACAGTGGTCGTTCCAagggttttgggtttgtgaCGTACAACTCTGCTCAAGAGGTCCAGAATGCCATCAGAACCTTGAATGGCGCT GATCTGGACGGCAGACAAATAAGAGTCTCTGAAGCTGAGGCTAGGCCTCCAAGGCGCCAATTTTGA